CTCTTTTTCTACTGCTTATTTTCAGGCTGAGTATAAAGTTGATCATGACTGGATATTTTTTGGACGAGTTGAAGATACGTATAGCGCGGATAACTCTGATTATCTTCAACTTTTTCCCAGTGCGATAGTAGAAAGGGAAATGCTGGGCCTTCGGTTTGATTTTTATAAAAATCATGCATTGACAGTAGAATTTTCAAATATAAAATTACAATCAGGTGACTTTGGTCAGGCATGGCTGCAGTGGAGTGCTGTTTTTCCATGAGTTCAGTAAGGAGTATATTGTTTTGTTGCATTGGACTTATGCTGAGTATGGATGCATTAAGTTCTGAAAAACAGGTTGTTCTGGTTGTATCATCAGCGAGCCCCCTTGTGAATCTTGATTCACTTGAGTTACGTAAAATTTATCTTGGCTTCAATGTCAGACGGAACGGAAATGTCATAAGGGGTTTCCGTAATACTGAAGATAAAGTACTTAACGGGGTTTTTCTTCAATATGTGGTGGCTATGTCAGCCAAGTCGTATAATAAAAGGTTACTGTCGTTGACTCTCAGGCAGGGTATACCGCGTTCATCAGAATATAATTCGATTGAAAAGTTACAGGATGCTTTATCAGAAAGACCCTACTCAGTGAGTTATATGTGGAAAGAAGATGCTGAGCGTTCAACTAAAGTAAAAGCGTTAAGGGTATTATGGTACCAAAATTAAATACATTACCTGCACGAATTATTTTAATTGGTTTGTTAATTCATGCGGTGCTTCTACCTATATTGTTTTTTGGCGTCCTGTATATCATTGAGCAAAGTCATGAGGAACGATTTATCAATGATGTGCGTAAGTATAGTCGATTTGTTGCAGACGTTTTTGAATTAGAAGAGGGTGAAATAAATGAACAGCGCACAGTGCATTTGCTGGACAGTTCTATTCTGGGTAGTGGAGGTTATTTTGCTGAATTAATAGAAGGTGATACCCGTATACAAAGTAGCCTGTTAGATAGTGACTCAGCAAGCCTGTTTAAGGAAGATTTTTACTTTGGGCAACATGGAGATGATATTTATTTTATTTCATTAACGTTAGATATGGTTGGGCGACGGGTAGTCTTACATATGGGCTTTAATGAGCAAACTACGATTGAACAGATTGAATTAGCCAGAGAACGATTGTTATCTGTTCTTGTTCTGTATTTGCTGGTATCAATAATTGTACTGGTTTTACTTAGTGTGCGAATGATTCGGCCATTGAAGGCTTTGCAACAGGCTTCGCGTCAGATTGCTAAGGGCGAGTATGAGGAGCAACTGTACGTTGATAGTGAAATCACTGAGATCAAGGAACTGGCAAGTGATCTTGAATCCATGCGTTGTGAACTGGTGGGTATTAATGTTTATTTATTACGTGAAATTGCTGAAAAAGAAGCAGCAGATGAAAAACGAGAAGAACTGGAAAGTAAACTTAGGCAAACACAAAAATTAGAAACGGTTGGGGTGCTGGCAGGGGGAATTTCACACGAATTTAATAATATTTTGTTGCCCATATTTCTATACACAGAACAGGCAATACATGATTTGCCGGTAGATAGCCCGACTCGTGATCGCCTCAAACGTGTATTAAAGTTATCAAAACGTGCTAAAGGCCTGATACAGCAAATACTGACATTTAGCCGACAGAGTTCTAAGCAGGAGTATCAAGCAGTAAACTTAAAACCGATTATCAATGAAGCACTTGAGTTGTTTCGGGCGTTGATACCTTCGACAGTAGAGTTGCATGAAGTGCTTGCAGATGATACTTATATGGTACTAGCTGACCGAGATCAGATTCATCAGTTAATTATGAATCTTTGCGGTAATGCCTATCAGGCACTAGAAGATAGTGGCGGCTCTATTACGGTTATTCTTGAGTATTTCACAGTTGATAAGCGGTTTCCTCGAGATCGTCGTCATCTTCAGGTAGGAAAATATATAAGGCTTAGTGTTCAGGATACCGGGCATGGTATCGATCAGCGTCACCTTGAACGTATTTTTGAGCCGTTTTTTACTACGCGTACGGTTGGTCAGGGAACGGGTTTGGGGTTGTCCGTTGCTCATGGAATCGTTATGTCACATAAGGGTGATATTTCTGTCAAAAGTGAAGTAGGTAAAGGCTCCACCTTCTATGTTTATTTACCACAGTTAGAACTGAATGCTGAAGATACGGTTGTTCAAGATGAAAGAGGTGTGTGAAATTAAACGTAGGTGTGTGATCAGTCGAGCAGGATGTCATTGCAAAAACATATTGAATGTAGTTAAGATGGTGTTAAATTTTAATAGATAATTTGATACTGTCGTCCAGTTGAATAAATGGGGCGGTATGTTACGAACTTTAAAAGTTTCAGGCTTGAATAACAGGTATAAAGTGGGAGTTTAATATGGTGCGCATTTTGATTATTGACGATGAAGAAGATATTCGAGATGTATTACAGTTAATACTGGAAAGTGTCGGTTATGATGTGAGGATTGCATCAAATGGGGATATGGCTATAGAGTTTCAGCGTGAAGAGCCAGCAGACTTAATCATCACTGATATAATTATGCCAGGTAAAAATGGTGTGGATATCATTACTGAAATTAAAAAAGAATTTCCTGATATTAAGGTTATTGCAATTTCAGGCGGTGGGGGGGTTCAACCGGTTGAATATACACCTGAAGCTATATCAACTACGGCCTATCTTGCGGCTGCCCAAAAAGCCGGTGCAAAAAAGATTTTCACCAAACCTTTTGAGCGGGATGACTTGATAAAGGCCGTTGAGGATCTAGTCGGAAAGCCGCATTAATAAATATTATCAGGCTTTTTATGGGAATATATCTATAGGGGTTACTCTACAGCAACGCCATTTCTTATTGCATAACGTGTGATGCTGCTTGCGCTATGCAGATCCAGTTTTTTCATCAGGTTAGAGCGGTGTTTTTCAACTGTCTTCAGACTAATTGACAGGTATTCAGCAGTATCTTTGTTTCGATACCCCTCTGCGATAAGTTTCATGACTTCTAGTTCACGCGTAGTTAAAAGATCAATGCTGGAAGTGGGGGATTCCTTTATGTTATCAGATAAATATCCTGTAACCACTTCATTGCATATGCTGGGGCTTAAATAGCTTTTACCTGACAAAATACTGTTAATGCCATTAATAAGCTCTTCACTGGTATCATTTTTTAATAAATAGCCATCAGCGCCTGCCTTCAGTGCAGCGTGAACATGTTCTTCAGTTTTGTGTACAGTCAGTACAAGAACTTTTATATTTGGGTAGCGGTTTTTAATGCGATGAATAGCTTCTGTGCCATTTGTTTTAGGCATAGACAGGTCACTGAGTAGTAAATCAGGTTCTAATTGACCTGCAAGGAGAATGGCGTCTTTACCATTGTCTGCTTCCCCGATTACCTGAAAGTTAGGTTCATTATCAAGTAACAGGCGTATTCCGGACCTAAGAATAGTATGGTCATCAGCAATTAGAATATGAACTGGTGAATTTTTCACTATTATCTCTAGGTCCCTTGATGCTTTCTTTAAATATATAAAAATATTTGTGTTAAATCAAATTAAGTTTCAAGAATACACTCATGTGTAGTTTTTAGATATAGCTTATATAAAAAATACGGTCTTTACTTTATAGGATAAAATCATGTTTTGGGTGAGAATGGTGTTTTACGAATAGTGTTTAATATATATTTCAGCTTATATTTAAATATAGGTAGATTGATTTCTTGTTTAATTTTATATGGATTTTTGGAGTTGTTAGCGGTTGGTCACATGTTAGTTAAGTGAATTATATTTATTTAATGAGGTACAGGGGGAAAGTAAAGATATTTTACTTCTAATAATAGAGTTGTTATTTGGAGCCAATTAAATGTTTAAAACGCTGCTTGTCGAAGATAATCTTATATATAGAGAAGAATTAAAAAATGCCCTGCAAAAAAAATTCGTTAATCTGGAAACCAAAGAAAGCGTAGGTGAAAGTGATACATTGGATATAGTGAATACATTTGATCCGGATTTGGTGATTATGGATATTGATTTACACAGTGGTATCAATGGGTTGGTGCTGACTAAAAAATTAAAAGATGAATGCCCAGAAGCAGTTGTCGTTATTCTTAGTCAGCATGATTTTCCGGAATACCGTTCAGTTGCCAAACAAAACGGTGCTGATTTTTTTATTTCTAAAAGTTCAAAACTCGAAAATATTTTTGATTATGTAAGTTCGGTTATTGATCGTAAACATGAGCACCATTAATTGATGCTTTAATTGTTTTACTTCATGTTTTTATTGATCTACCTACTTTCTGTCTGTTAATTTTAATTTGATAACTGTAAACGATGTTCGGCTAAAACTTCGGCTGCACTGGTAAATCCTTCCAGTCTGATCCATGGGCTATTCGGTGTTTTACTGCGTAAAAAAGTTAACGGAATATGGTTCATCTTGTCACCTTTGTATGCGTCAAAAGCTTTTTGTGTGGTAATAATATCATCGATAGAGCCTGTTAAAAAATGCCAGTCAGCTCCGGCCTTGAATTTGCTCGCATAGTCTTTTAAACGTTCAGGTGTATCCTGTTCCGGGTCAATTGTAATCGATATCATTTTTACGTTTTGTGCATCATCACCAAGCTTCTGCTTTACCTGGGACAGGGTGGCGCTGAGAACAGGGCATATTGTAGTGCAGGTAGTGAAAATGAAATTTAATATGACGGGTTTTTCTGTATTAATTATTTCTGTGAAAGAGAGCTTGTTGTTATGTGTATCAATTAGAGAAAGTTCTGGAATTTCATAACGGTGTGATGAACTGGTATAACCGGTTTGTTTCATCATGTGTTTATGATGTGCATGGGGATCATCCTGAGCTTGCTGGGAGCCTGCTACGGTACCTGATGCTAGCATGAGGTTTACTCCAATAATACTCGCTAAAGGAAGTGCAATACTATTTAATAATGATTTTACGGACATGTGATATCTCTCATTTTGTAAGGTGTTTGGTTATTAGTGAATGATCCATTCGCTCTTTTTTACCAGGTTTTGTTGTTCGTCTTTATCAAGTTTTACAATATAACTGCCTTTGGATGCATAACGTTGGCCAGGCCCGAATGTTAAACGAGGGAAAACAGGTATTGCGTAATCCTGATCATGCATCATATCGAAATTTTCAATAAAATAATCTCTGAAAAATTCACTGCGCATATGTGAAATAGCACCCGGCAACATCCATCCAAGAAAATACATCTGTGACTGAATGTCCAGATTAGTGACAGGGATTTTACGGTTATTAAGCCAGCGTTTTACTATTTTAATTTTTCTTAAATTATCTTCAGGCAGGTCTCGGGGGTAGGTAAAATAAGTTTTATCATGTAATTTTTCTGCAATTACTGATGTGTTACCTTCCAGTTGTTTCCAGGATGCGAATAACACTCCGGGTGGTTGGGGTTGTTTTTCAAACCATTTCGTTGCAGCGCTCATATCATTGCTTTCGAGCCACAACAATATCGTATCTGTTGTCTGAACTTTAAAGGGGAGCTGCAACAGTTTTTCCTCAATTGAATCGCCCTCGTTGAGTATTACCTCTGTTATTTTAATCATCCCTTTTTTTGTCAGGTTTTCTCTGAAGCCTTGCGCCAGCATAGCTCCTTTACCTTCTTCTTTTCTATAGATTTGTATTACGTTAGTAATCTCATTGTTTTTGATAGCGGAGCGTAAATAACGTGCAGTTGTATTCCCTTCCTGATAATAACCTTTTGAAAGATAGAGTGTGTACCAGTCAGTACTAGAAATAACAGGCTGATCAGTAATCGGGAATATACAGGGAATTTTTTTTGTTTCACAGAAGTGGTGAATTGGATCCCAGCTTCCCTTTGCTATTCCACCTAGCATGGCAAAAACTGGTGCGTTCTGATAATAAGTCTTAAGTTGTGAGTGCCAGGTGTTCCGTGGTCCACTTAGCTCCCAGATATCAAGCTCAAACTGACGGTAGGCACCATATTGCTCGGTTTTATAGAAAGGGCCTGAGTTAGCCCTGCGTTTATGAGGGCGAGTCTGAATGTTATGGGTGTCAATATGGGCTTTTAATACGTCTAACATTGCATTTTTATCTTCGGCTGATACTCCTTCAGTGATAACAGTGGCAAATCGAATCTTTTTTTCGTCAACTCCCGGATCATTCTCAATGGAGAGATTTTTCAGATACTCAATCAGTATTTCCATATTGCTGTCATCGATCTGGTAGCGTGGCATAGCACGACTAAGTATTCTTCCGTCCGGGGCAATGCCCTCACGTAATAATTTCGCAAGTGTTTCACTGGTATATGAAGGTCGTGCATCTGCAGCCTGGTATTGAGTTGGAAGAGACCAGCGTTGCGTCGCACCTGGTCCCTGTTTCTGCTTGGCTGCGTGCCAGGCACCGGTTCGTCTTCGAGGTGTAAATAATTCTTTGCCATTGATGGGCCAGGTAATAACAGAGCCCTCTATTGAACCCAGTCCACTTCTCTGGTGGCAATTCACACAGGTAAACATCCTGCCATCAACTGGAACGTCCGCAGAAACCATGGACTGTATAGGTTTCCCATTTGGCAGAATGCCTTCCCGATACATGCGCTCGCCAGATGCCTGTATTTCTTTTGATGTGATTAAGGTTTCAGCAAAGACAACTGCCTGAGAGGGGGCAAATAGAATCATCAGCATGATAGAAATTCGAAACACAGTTGTAATTACTCCAGGTAAAAATAGATCCGATGTTTTATTTTCTAATCATGTGCGTAGATAAGTCAAGGTTTTGGGAGGGGGGTGTTTTTTACAGCGTAAATGCTTAAGAGTGTTGGTGGATGGCGTTTTCAGAGAAAAGAAGGATTAATTCTGAGAGCATGAGTAGGGAAAACCCTACCATCATTATACGGGGTTGACCCACTAATCTTGATATCAATTAAACGATTTAATCAGAATCGTTAATAAAAGTAATTGATAAATGATAAATGAGGTGAGGGATATTCCATGGAATACAAAAAACTGAAAATACAGTCTCATAATCCGAAGACACTAACAAGCGCACTATTTTTGTTCGTGTCTTCGGCATTAATGATTCCGAGTGTGAATGCTCTTACACTCACGGTAACAGGTGCTGATAATGCTGTTAATCCAGTGGTAGAAACACCACTTACTGGTTATCGCTGGTTGATTGAGGAGGATGGTACTTATCATGTTCCTTTAAATGCAGATGGTACTGTGCAGAGAGCTGCTGGTGTTCCCGTGATCGACCCTAACTGGCAGGTAGGTGCTGATGGTGTTACAGGAACGGCTGATGACCGTAATACGGTATCGGTGAGTTTTCATCAAAGTTATGCGCCAGTCGTAGCCAAGGGAACGGAAGGTGTTGATGAATTTCCACCAACCTGTTCGGCTGATGTAACAGGTCCCTGCCTTGATTCTACAAAAAATTATTTCATTTCAGTGTTGCCAGCAGATGGTTATTCAATCGGTGGTGCACCGCTTAAAGCGGGTAAAGAGGAGGTAACGGTTTTTGTTAATAGAAATCCTATTCCGACTACACAGATTACCGTTTTTGTGCATGCGGATACTGCGCCAATTAATAATGTCTGGGATCTTGGTGAGCAGGGCCTTTCCGGTTTTGCAATCATTCTTGAGGATGCGGGCGGAAAGTATGGTGCTTCAGCAGGTATACAAAGTCTTGATGCTTTCGGTAACCCGCTATGTACCAGTTATGAATATACAGATGCAAATAACAATGGTACCCATGATGCGGGCGAACAGTTTGTAGCGGATGCGACTACGGGTGAGCCTGTAGTCGCAGTTGCCGGTGCAGGTTGCTTAACCGGTTCAGATGGTCGAGTGACCGTTCGTAATCTGGCGCCAGGAAAATACGGTGTGATAGTAGTGCCGCCTAATGCTGTTGAAACACCTGCTGACTCGGGTAATTTCGTAAGTTCTAACTGGGTTCAAACCTCAACTATTGAGGGTACAAAGTTAATAGATGCATGGGTTAAGGCTAATGAGCCAGCTTACTTTGGTGAGTTTGGACCTCCAGGACCTCACGTTTCGGTTGGTTTTGTTCCAGCGGGTGCAAATAAGCCATATATTGATGCGACCGTATTGACTGGTGGATCTACTATCAGTGGTCAGGTAGTTAATCTGCATCTTTCTGCGCCACCTGATACGGCTTTTTATAATGGCGGTCCTTTTCCTCATACGACTCCCTGGGTTGGTTTAAATCTGGGTGCGGCAGGCCTTGGTAAAGGCGTTTATGCTGCTCGCGCGAATGAAGATGGAACGTTTGCTATTCCTAATGTGCCTCCAGGAAGTTATCAGTTAGTCGTGTGGGACGATAATCTTGATTTACTGTTTTCCAAGAATACAGTTGTTGTAAATTCTGATGCAGCAACTCAGGCAGTTGCCGATGGCACCTGTAATGCACTTACGAGTTGTAATTTAGGTGATGTGCCTGTGTTCCAGTGGTTTGCACGTATGGAACACTATGTTTACAACGATGAAAATGAAAATGGAATCTGGGATAGTGGCGAACAGCCCATGATTGAGCAAAACGTTAATTTACGTTTTCGTGATGGTACTGTGTATCAGGCCTTTGCTACTGATGGTGAAGGTGTAGCGCCTTTTGATCAGATATTCCCATTCTTCTCATGGTTAGTTGCAGAAGTTGACTTTGCTCGCTTTAAAGCAACAGGCATGACAAGTATTGTTGATGATGGTGGCCAGATTAACTTTGGTGACCCGCTAACTTTCGGTGATGTTCTAAATCCACAGTTACAGGCTGATGGTGAATATACACGTACCGAACTTGGCCCTGTTCTTTCTCAGGGGTTTCAGGCATTCCTTGGTCAGACTAATGTTATTCAATGGGGTAAGAAAGCTTATGCCCCAGGTGAGAACGGCGGTATTTCAGGTATGGTTATGTATGCTGTAACCCGCGCTGAAAATGATCCAGAGCTGGCTGCGGCTGAGCCATGGGAGCCGGGTATTCCACGTGTTACGGTTAATCTATACGACATCACGGGTACTACGTTACTGGCGACAACAGAAACAGATAGTTGGGACGATAGTTTACCTACGGATTGTCAGCCAGGTGCAAACCGGGATATTTATGTTTTCCGTGATGCCCCAGCCGATTGTTATGATGGTATGCGTGTATGGAACCAGGTTCGTCCTGGTGTATTTGATGGCGGATATGCTTTCACAGATATTTGTGAAGCGGGACTGGTTGATGGTGCTTGTGCTGCAGAGTCAGTAATAATGCCAGCAGGCCAGTATATGGTAGAAGTTGTTCCTCCATATGGTTATGAAGTTATTAAGTCACAGGATCGTAATGTTGATTTTGGTGATACTTACTTCCCTAGCCCTGAATTGTTACCCGCTGTTTGTTCAGGTGCTGACTACGTGGTGCCAGCTGAGTTAAGTCTGTTTCCAGGTGAGCCAGCTCCTTTAGCGGGTACAACCTTAAAGAACTGTGATCGTAAGACGGTTGTATTGACTGATGGTGCGAATGCAGCAGCTGATTTCTTCCTGTTTACAGAAGTGCCTATTGCAGGGCATTTCGTTGGCTTTATCCTTGATGATACAGCGAATGAATTTGATCCAGCTTCACCACAGTTTGGTGAAAAATATGCACCTCCATTCTTACCGGTATCAATTCGTGACTGGACTGGTCGTGAAATTTCACGCACGGTTTCGGATGAGTATGGTGTTTACAATGCACTGATTCCTTCTACATTCACTGAAAATCTGGGTCAGCCAAGTGGTATCTCGCCAAACATGCTGACTACCTGCATGAATGCGAAGACATTACCCAATGGTGCAGATGATCCATTGCACAATCCACAATACAGTCAGTTCTGTTATACATTCCAGTATATGCCGGGTTCTACGACGTACTTAGATACGCCTGTTGTTCCTGTTGCTGCTTTTGCTGGCTCTGATCAGAATCCGCTTGATTGTGAATATATTGCAGGCACACCAAAAATTAATAGTGTGAGTGTACCTGCTAATGGTGAAGGTGGTGGTCCATATATTCCTTTAGATCAGCAGGGCAATATTGTTGCCGGCGGTATCGTTATTGACTCTATGGGATCACGTCAAGTTCCAAACCCGGCTTATGGTGGTGTTGGTAGCCTGGCTCCCAAGACTGTTGTTCGAGATTATGGTTTTGGTGGAACACAGGGCACAGTAACAATCGGTGGTGTTTCAGTTGCTATCGACAACTGGAGTGATGGCAAAATTGATGCAACGGTTGCAGGTGTTCCTGCAGGTGCTCATCAGTTAGTTGTTACTAAAGCAGATGGCACTTCTACTATTACCGGTATTACGGTACAGGTTGGTCTTCGTAATGGATCAAATGTAATTGCAGTCACTGAAGGTCCTGGAGCAATTCAGGATGCGATAAATGCTGCTGCTGCTAATGATCTTATTCTGATAGCACCGGGTACATACAATGAAATGGTTGTTATGTGGAAACCTGTTCAGCTTCAGGGCTGGGGTGAAGGTTCTGTAACGATTGATGCTATCAAGACTCCATTTGAAAAACTGGCTGCCTGGAGAAGGCTGGTTGAAAACCTTGAAAGCAGAAATGTTATTACTCGTGCACCTGGTCAGGAATTAGGCTTTGGCGGTATTGAGCCAGAAACATTCTTTACTGAAGAAGGTGCGGGTGTATTTGTACTGGCTAGAAGTAATGGTAATAGCAGTTATAGTTCACCTAGAAACAGGGGTTCACGTATTGATGGCATGACTATCACCGGTGCAGATACTGGTGGCGGTGTTGTTGTTAATGGATATGCTGACTTCCTGGATATTTCCAATCTTCGAGTTGTTAATAACAGTGCCTTCTTTGCTGGTGGTGTGCGTGTTGGTCATCCAATGCTATCAGTTCAGCAAAACGGTAACTTCTCTTACTCTGATTCAAGTAATGATAATGTGCGTATTCATCACAATACCATTACTCAGAACGGTGGACTTGATGGTGCTGGTGGCGGTGTTGCTCTACATACGGGTTCAGATAACTACCAGGTTACTGATAACTTTGTTTGTGGCAACTTTACCAATGCAAGTGGTGCCGGTATTGCTCATTTTGGATTAAGCGAAGATGGTTTAATTCAGAACAATACGGTGTTGTTTAATGAGAACTTCAACCAGGGTAAATCTGTAAATGGTGGCGGTATTCTGATTGCGGGTTTACCTGCTTTTGGTTGCCCAATAAATCCAGATACGGGTTTACAGGATACAGCCTGTCTAACGGATCCTGACCAGATATTAAGTCCTGGTGCAGGTTCTGTAGAAATCAACGGTAATCTGATTAAGGGTAACTCTGCGGGTGCCGGTGATGGTGCAGGTATTCGTCTGAGTCGTATCAACGGACAGGATGTAAGTGTTAGTAATCAGGGTGCTGTAAGTTTTGACTATACGGTTAATGTAACTAACAACATTATTGTTAATAATGTTGCCGCCCTGTCGGGTGGTGGTATCTCAATACAGGATGCTATGGGCGTTAATATCGTTCATAACACGATTGCAAATAATGATATTACATCTACAGCGAGTGGCGCGTTTGTGCCAGGTGCGCCTGAAATATCAGTAGCGCAGCCAGGTGCAGGTATTATTTCACGTGCTCATAGTGCAGATCTTGCGGGTTATCTTGTAAGCGAAGAGGCCGTTGCAGGACTTGCAGCAACAAATCTGGTTGACAATATTATCTGGCACAACAGACAGTTTTTCTGGATGAGTGATACATCTCAGACTCCTTCTGTTAATGGTTTATGTCCTGATATAAATGGTGACTCGGGTCTGACCTGTGCGGGTGGTAATGCACCGGTTTATGATGATCTTGCAGTGGGGGCATTACCATGCACTGACTGTATATCGAGTACTACTACAGGTGCTAATCCTGGCTTCGTATCCGAGTATGTTAACGGTAATCGTAATACCACTACGCTCATTCTTGAGGGTACAACTTCCATGCAGGCTCCTCCTGCCTTTGATGAGGGTGGTAACTTCATTCGCCTTCGTTATGGGCCGTTGACACAGACAGATACAGAGTCTGGTGTATTGCTAGGTGATTACCATATTCAGAGTAGTTCAACTGCGCTGGATGCAGGATCAGATGCTGGAATTCTTAATGATATTGATGGCGAGCCACGAGCAGCAGGTATTGGCTTCGATATTGGTGCGGATGAGCTTCAATAACCTGGAGTCGTTTACATGGACAAATCCCGCCGGCATTGATCGGCGGGAGATTGCTCAAACTAGAGGTAAATACAAATGAAAAAAGATCATATTAAAATAGCGTTGCTTCCTCTGGCCATTGGCCTGATTTTTGGATCATCACATCTTTCTGCTGCGGTGCAGGTACAGTGCCCAGGTGACAGAGATGGTAGCGCAGTTATAGGGGATGCAGGAGGCGAGACAGCCAACCCTGATATCAAGTGCATGCATCTGTCTGCAGGAGATGGTTATGCAACCATGGGTGACGGCACGTCGAGTTATATTTTTAGTTTCGCTGATGTAACAGGTTTGCCTACGAAGACAAAAGCTCAGAAGGACGCCATGATTCAAGCGGGTATGCTAGCGCATGAATGGCCGGCGCCTACCATTGAGCTTGAAGAAGGGCAGGAATTTTATCTTAGCCTGACTAACGTTGGTATGTTGATGCGACCTGATTTATTTGATCCGCATTCAGCTCACTTTCATGGCTTCCCACAATCGTCTACTGTTTTTGATGGCTTACCTGAAAGTGCGTTATCTATCGGTATGGGAGCTACATTAACTTACTATTACAAACTTAATGATCCCGGTACCTATATGTACCACTGTCATGTTGAAGCAACTGAACATATGCAGATGGGAATGTTAGGTAACCTTTATATTAAAGCTGGACAGAATAAATTAGCAGCGGGTACTGATCTAAATGGATTTATCCATCAGACAGGTAATCAGTATGCTTATAATGATGGTGATGGCTCAACTTATTATGATGTTGAGTTTCCTATTCAGTTGGGCTCTTTTGATGGCGCTTTTCATGATGCCAGTGAAAGTACGCAGCCTCTACCTTTTGCTCTAATGAAAGATAACTACCCGATGATTAATGGTCGTGGTTATCCTCATACAGTGGATGCCAGAACAGATACTTTCCC
This genomic interval from endosymbiont of Galathealinum brachiosum contains the following:
- a CDS encoding SCO family protein, giving the protein MSVKSLLNSIALPLASIIGVNLMLASGTVAGSQQAQDDPHAHHKHMMKQTGYTSSSHRYEIPELSLIDTHNNKLSFTEIINTEKPVILNFIFTTCTTICPVLSATLSQVKQKLGDDAQNVKMISITIDPEQDTPERLKDYASKFKAGADWHFLTGSIDDIITTQKAFDAYKGDKMNHIPLTFLRSKTPNSPWIRLEGFTSAAEVLAEHRLQLSN
- a CDS encoding response regulator; the encoded protein is MFKTLLVEDNLIYREELKNALQKKFVNLETKESVGESDTLDIVNTFDPDLVIMDIDLHSGINGLVLTKKLKDECPEAVVVILSQHDFPEYRSVAKQNGADFFISKSSKLENIFDYVSSVIDRKHEHH
- a CDS encoding DNA-binding response regulator; the encoded protein is MLIADDHTILRSGIRLLLDNEPNFQVIGEADNGKDAILLAGQLEPDLLLSDLSMPKTNGTEAIHRIKNRYPNIKVLVLTVHKTEEHVHAALKAGADGYLLKNDTSEELINGINSILSGKSYLSPSICNEVVTGYLSDNIKESPTSSIDLLTTRELEVMKLIAEGYRNKDTAEYLSISLKTVEKHRSNLMKKLDLHSASSITRYAIRNGVAVE
- a CDS encoding amino acid ABC transporter substrate-binding protein, coding for MLMILFAPSQAVVFAETLITSKEIQASGERMYREGILPNGKPIQSMVSADVPVDGRMFTCVNCHQRSGLGSIEGSVITWPINGKELFTPRRRTGAWHAAKQKQGPGATQRWSLPTQYQAADARPSYTSETLAKLLREGIAPDGRILSRAMPRYQIDDSNMEILIEYLKNLSIENDPGVDEKKIRFATVITEGVSAEDKNAMLDVLKAHIDTHNIQTRPHKRRANSGPFYKTEQYGAYRQFELDIWELSGPRNTWHSQLKTYYQNAPVFAMLGGIAKGSWDPIHHFCETKKIPCIFPITDQPVISSTDWYTLYLSKGYYQEGNTTARYLRSAIKNNEITNVIQIYRKEEGKGAMLAQGFRENLTKKGMIKITEVILNEGDSIEEKLLQLPFKVQTTDTILLWLESNDMSAATKWFEKQPQPPGVLFASWKQLEGNTSVIAEKLHDKTYFTYPRDLPEDNLRKIKIVKRWLNNRKIPVTNLDIQSQMYFLGWMLPGAISHMRSEFFRDYFIENFDMMHDQDYAIPVFPRLTFGPGQRYASKGSYIVKLDKDEQQNLVKKSEWIIH
- a CDS encoding response regulator, whose protein sequence is MRILIIDDEEDIRDVLQLILESVGYDVRIASNGDMAIEFQREEPADLIITDIIMPGKNGVDIITEIKKEFPDIKVIAISGGGGVQPVEYTPEAISTTAYLAAAQKAGAKKIFTKPFERDDLIKAVEDLVGKPH